TGGGTAGATAGCTGCTGCCTATATCAACCCATTGGTACTTGTCTACCATCCCTCGGAAGAACTGGTTCCGGTTAGTTCCCTTCTCTCGTATTATCTCTGCACGCTCTGTAAACTGTTCATCGTTGATAATCAGCAAGCCGCCTTCACCGCCACTGGTGTAATTCTTAGTTTCATGAAAACTGAACGCCCCCAAATGACCAATCGTTCCCAGAGCGCGGCCTTTGTAGGTGCTCACCATCCCTTGGGCAGCATCTTCAATTACGTAGAGGTTGTGGCGCTCGGCAATGGCCATAATACTGTCCATCTCACAGGCGACACCCGCATAGTGAACAGGTACGATAGCTCGCGTTTTGGGGGTAATCGCAGCCTCGATCCGATTTTCGTCAATATTCATGGTATCTGGTCGAATATCGACAAACACGATCTTTGCACCACGTAACACGAAGGCATTTGCCGTGCTCACGAAAGTGTAGCTCGGCATGATGATCTCATCGCCGGGCTGTGTGCCGATCAATACTGCAGCCAGTTCCAATGCCGCGGTGCACGACGGGGTCAGGAAAGTTTTTCTGGCTGGCAGATTGGCCTCGAACCAGTCCTGGCATTTCTTACCGAAAGGGCCATCGCCAGACAGTTTATTACTTATCAGCGCCTGCTTGATATATTGCTCTTCTGCACCTGTAACAGGGGGCTTGTTAAACGGGATCATGCTTGCTGCTCTTTAAGAAATTGTGCTTCGAGTTCCAACAAATCCTGTTTTCGGTCTTTGATTCTGCGCATAGGACTGCCTGCGTAAATACCCCACGGCTCGGTGCTTTTACTAATCAGCGTCATAGCACCGACTGAACATCCTTCCCGAACCGTCACCCCCGGGAAGATGATCGACCCAGCACCAACGATTACTTGTCTTTCCAGAATGACTTCGGCCAGATATTCGTTTTTAAACTTCTTTGGAATCAGAGAGTTCGCCATCGCAGCGCCGCTGTAATCATCAGACTGAGCAAAAACCTTGACCCCGTAAGCTAAGGTGCAGAAGTCCGCAAGCTTTACACCTGGAGAACCACCAGCAACCAGGCACATCGGAGTAATATGACAATATCTCCCAATCGATACCTTCCCTGACAGAATACAGAAGTCGTCGATCCGCGAATGGTCACCTAAGACGATGGTTCCAGGATTATAGATACTCGCTTTATCGCTAACTTTTACGTTTTCACCTACAGCTTTGAACCCCACCGCCTGTAGCTGCTCTTTGGTTAAATAAGCCATCCTACCCCTCCGCCCTAACCAAAGCGCTCAAATATTCACCGTAGTTATTCTTTTGGAGCTGTTTGGCCTGCTGTTCAAGTTGCTGTCTAGTCAACCAACCACTGTTATAACCAATCTCTTCAAGACAAGCGATTTTATAACCTTGACGCTTTTCAATGGTTGCCACAAATTGCGCAGCCTCAAGCAAGCTTTCATGGGTGCCAGTATCCAGCCAGGCAAATCCTCTCCCTAATAGGTTGACGTTTAACTCACCTTTTTCCAAATACGCTCGGTTTACGTCTGTAATTTCCAGCTCACCACGAGCTGATGGTTGAACAGCTTTGGCAATATCGACCACCTTACTGTCGTAAAAATACAAACCGGTTACCGCAAAGTGTGATTTTGGTTTAGAGGGCTTTTCTTCGATAGAGATAGCTTTCTGAGCACTATCGAACTCCACTACGCCGAAACGTTCCGGGTCTTTAACCTGGTACCCGAACACTGTTGCCCCGCCCAGCTCTTCAACTTGATTCACAGCCTCGTGGAGTTTGGGAGTAAACCCCTGCCCGTAAAAGAGGTTGTCGCCCAGTACCAGACAAACGCTGTCATTACCGATGAACTCTTCTCCAATGATAAAAGCCTGAGCGAGACCATCCGGGCTTGGCTGAACCTTGTAGCTAAGATTGATACCAAATTGTTCACCGTTGCCAAGCGCACGTTGGAAGCCAGACTGATCTTCTGGGGTGGTTATGATGAGAATATCGCGGATGCCTGCCAGCATGAGTACGGACAGCGGGTAGTAGATCATGGGCTTGTCGTACACCGGCAGGAGTTGTTTTGAGATGCCGAGTGTTATGGGGTACAGGCGGGTTCCGGAGCCGCCCGCAAGTATTATTCCTTTCACTTTTACTTCCTTGGCCTAGTTCGGCTGAAGTTGATTTGGTTGCGAGGAGGCTGTCTACGCAGGGACAGCTCCCCTCTCATCGTTGGGGCCCTTCGGAGAATCTGGCTTTGACACTCCGAGGCGTTCGCGTTGGTAGCTGCCGTCTTGTACTCGTTGGCACCAGTCGCGGTTAGCCAAGTACCACAACACAGTTTTTTGGATGCCAGACTCGAAAGTTTCTTCGGGCACCCAGCCCAACTCCCGTTGGATCTTGCTTGCATCGATGGCATAGCGGCGATCATGGCCGGGCCGATCCTGGACGAAAATGATTTGATCGCGATAAGAACTATCCTTGGGCAACAGGTGTTGAAGGATATCGCAGATGGTCTGCACTACCACGATGTTCTGTTTCTCATTGTGGCCACCGATATTGTAGGTTTCACCCGTTTTGCCTTCCGTAAGAACTTTGTACAGCGCCCTTGCATGGTCATCAACGTAGAGCCAATCGCGAATCTGGTCGCCCTCGCCGTAAACGGGTAGGGGTTTGCCCTCGATGGCATTGAGAATCACCAGTGGTATGAGCTTTTCCGGGAAATGGTACGGACCATAGTTATTGCTGCAGTTGGTGATCAAAACCGGCAGGCCGTAAGTCCTTTGCCAAGCGCGGACCAGGTGATCCGAACTGGCTTTGCTCGCTGAATATGGGCTGCTGGGAGCATAGGGAGTTTGCTCTGTGAACAGGAAGGGCTCCTCCCCCTCCCTCCCTCCCTCTACAAAAGCACCGAGATGTGTGGGATAGGGCAGATCCCCATACACCTCGTCTGTGCTGATGTGGTGGAAACGGAATCGGACTCTCTCTGCAGGCGCAAGCGTCTGCCAATACTGGCGGGTCGATTCCAGCAATGTGTAGGTACCCACGATATTTGTCTGGATGAAGTCAGCAGGACCATCGATAGAGCGATCTACATGGCTTTCGGCTGCGAGATGCATAATGGCGTCGGGTTGGTGTTTGGCCAATACATGGTCTACTTCCGCACGGTCACAGATGTCCACCTGCTCGAAACTGTAACGCTCGCTGGCGCTTACCTCGGCCAGGCTTTCCAGATTGCCGGCGTAGGTAAGCTTGTCGAGGTTAATTACTTCATTATCAGTGTTGTTTATGATGTGGCGAATTACGGCGGAGCCTATGAAGCCGGCACCGCCGGTTATTAGTAGTTTCATTGAGTTTTTCTCAAACATGATCTGCCGTACGTTTGAACACGCCTTGTTGACGAGGCCGTCTAAAAACCAAGATAGCGAGTATTTTCTCTTATAGAATCAAAACGTTCATGCAAGAACACGATTAAAGATGGCCACTCGTCATAGGTGAAAGCATATCCACCTGGACGCCCTCCTGCAACGGCTCCGTCTGTGTCGAACAAAGCGGCCACCCCACCACCAGCGACATCGGGGCGTTCACCCATACGGAGATCGTAGCCAGAGAAAATGGGGTCACAATGCGTGATTCGGCAACCTCGTGAAGAGGCGGGTTTTGTATTGGACTGGCTGTACGTGCCGACCCGGCTGCCGACGCAGCGGTGCAGCGCCATCGACGAGCTACTGCCCCACCATTGCAAGCCAGCTACGCCTAGCGTGATGGCCGGACACTTACCAATATTGCCCGGGATACCCGACCTGACTACAATGTGCAGACTAGCTTCGCTACAGGCGTGAGCACAGAATCACAGGCTCCTTCCGCAGGCCTAGCGCGAGATCTCTTCGTGCCACGGTAAACTTTAGCAAGAGCACTCTAAACACCACCCAGTGATAGGCCCATCATGAATCAACCTTTCATCGAAATAGCAGGAAGAAAAATCGGCAACGACTTTCCTCCGCTTGTTATAGCGGAAATTGGAATAAACCATGAAGGAAGCCTTCAGACTGCATTCGACATGGTGGATGCAGCTCATGCAGCCGGTATAGAAGTAGTAAAACATCAGACACACGTCGTGGATGATGAGATGTCCGGAGCAGCGAAAAAGGTTATTCCAGGTAACGCAAATGTCTCCATATTTGAAATCATGGAACGCTGCGCCCTATCGGAAAGCGACGAGATTAAGCTCAAGGAGTACGTTGAAGCAAAAGGCATGATCTTCATCAGCACCCCTTTTTCTCGGGCAGCAGCAAACCGCCTGGCTAAAATGGATGTGCCAGCTTTCAAGATCGGCTCGGGCGAGTGCAACAACTATCCGCTACTGAAGCACATTGCTGGTTTTGGAAAACCCGTCATTCTGAGTACCGGGATGAATGATATTGAAAGTATCCGCAAGGCCGTCGATATTTTTTCCCAGGCGGGCGTCCCACTTGCCCTGCTCCACACCACAAATCTCTACCCAACCCCACCGGAACTGGTTCGCCTGGGTGCGTTAGAAGAAATGATGCGCGAGTTCCCTGAGGTGGTTATGGGGCTATCGGATCACACCATTTCCAACCATGCGTGTTTTGCAGCCGTCGCTCTGGGCGCATCAATTCTGGAGCGGCATTTCACCGACAGAATGGATCGTCCAGGTCCGGACATAATCAACTCCATGGATCCCGGCGCCGCGTCAGAACTGATCGAAGGCTCCGAGCTGATATGGAAAATGCGAGGCGGTAGCAAAAAGGCAGCTCCAGAAGAAGCAGTCACAATAGACTTTGCCTTCGCGAGTGTCGTAAGCATCAAGGATATTGAGAAAGGCCAGGTCTTTACCGAAGAAAACATCTGGGTCAAGCGGCCCGGCACCGGAAAAATTCTCGCCGAACACTATGAGTCCCTTATCGGAAAAAAAGCCAGCAGGACGCTCGCGGCAGATGAGCAGTTGAGCTGGGACGATATCGTAAATGACTAAGAGAATATTATTTATCTCTGGCACCCGGGCTGACTTTGGAAAGATAAAGCCCCTGATAAAATCTGTTCAAGATTCCGATGCTTTTAAGTATGGGGTTTTTGTCACCGGCATGCATTTGATGTCAAGATACGGACTAACTGTAAACGAAATCAAAAAGTCCGGGTTTGACCAGATCCATACCTATATAAATCAGATACCGGGAGAGGATATGGAATCCATCCTGGCTAACACTATAACCGGGCTGAGTCGCTATCTACATGAGCATCAGTATGATCTGATTGTAGTGCACGGCGATAGAGTCGAAGCCCTGGCGGGCGCAACCGTGGGCGCTCTCAGAAATATTCTTGTCGCTCACATCGAGGGTGGGGAAGTCTCTGGGACAATTGACGAACTGATGCGACATGCAATTACCAAGATGTCACATATACATTTCGTAGGGAGCGATACGGCACGAAAAAGGCTAGTACAGCTGGGTGAGAATCCCACCAGCATTTTCACCATCGGATCCCCGGATATCGACGTCATGCTCTCGGACAGCCTGCCCGATATAAATGATGCCAAAAAACGATATGACATCCAGTTTGACAACTTTTCGATCGCCATGCTGCACCCGGTTACGACATTACCTGAACTACAAGCCCAACACGCCAATATCTTTGTCGATAGCCTGATCAAGAGCGATTTGAACTATATCGTTATCTACCCAAACAATGATGCGGGATCAGAAAATATTCTACAGGCGTATAAAAGACTGGAAGGGAGGGCGAACTTCAGGGTTTTCCCCTCATTACGCTTCGAGTACTTTCTAGCTTTGCTGAAAAAATCAAAATTCATAATTGGAAATTCAAGCGCCGGAATTCACGAAGCCCCGGTGTACTCAGTACCAACAGTTAACGTCGGCGAGAGGCAACACAACCGCATCAAACACTCCAGTGTTTATAATGTGGACTTTAAAGAAGTGGATATTCTGGAGGCAATTTCGAGCCTGCCTGCCACCAAGAATTCCCCTCCACTATTCCATTATGGCAATGGCGACAGCGCAGCCAAGTTTATGGAAGCGCTCGGAGATGATGGGCTTTGGACTAGGTCCCGGCAGAAATACTTTCAAGACATTGAGTTCGACAATGATAAACGGTAAACGAATCCTGGCGCTTATCACCGCGCGGGGCGGCTCCAAAGGTATCCCAAACAAGAACATTAAACCCTTGAATTCCAAGCCCTTGCTCGCCTGGACAATTGAGGCGGCAAAAAAGTCCAAATATGTCGACAGGCTTGTCATATCTACAGACAGCCCCGAAATTGCGGATGTGGCCCGTTCTTTTGGTTGCGAAGTACCTTTTGTCAGGCCAGCCAGCCTGGCCCAAGACAATACGTCGAGTATGGACGTGATAGCTCATGCGCTCGATAACCTAGAGGAGAGCTTTGATTACCTCTTGCTGTTGCAACCAACATCCCCGTTTCGTACGACCTACCAGATAGACGAATGCACCTTTCAAGCAGTGACTAATGCTACGCCCATACTCGTTTCCGTCTCGGAATGTCACTCTCATCCAAGCTTTGTTTACACTCTGGAGGGGAGTAAGCTCCAGCCCGAATCAGGAAAAGTTTCGAAGCAGCTTAGGCGA
Above is a genomic segment from Halopseudomonas litoralis containing:
- the rffA gene encoding dTDP-4-amino-4,6-dideoxygalactose transaminase, which encodes MIPFNKPPVTGAEEQYIKQALISNKLSGDGPFGKKCQDWFEANLPARKTFLTPSCTAALELAAVLIGTQPGDEIIMPSYTFVSTANAFVLRGAKIVFVDIRPDTMNIDENRIEAAITPKTRAIVPVHYAGVACEMDSIMAIAERHNLYVIEDAAQGMVSTYKGRALGTIGHLGAFSFHETKNYTSGGEGGLLIINDEQFTERAEIIREKGTNRNQFFRGMVDKYQWVDIGSSYLPSELQAAYLWAQLEHSTEINETRLNSWQYYWQQLQPLVLEGRVTLATIPVDCKHNAHMFYLKTSGLSERTALLEHLKSRDILGAFHYVPLHSAKAGRSFGRFHDEDRFTTNESERLVRLPMFFNIAQCELKYIVDAVLSFYG
- a CDS encoding acyltransferase, encoding MAYLTKEQLQAVGFKAVGENVKVSDKASIYNPGTIVLGDHSRIDDFCILSGKVSIGRYCHITPMCLVAGGSPGVKLADFCTLAYGVKVFAQSDDYSGAAMANSLIPKKFKNEYLAEVILERQVIVGAGSIIFPGVTVREGCSVGAMTLISKSTEPWGIYAGSPMRRIKDRKQDLLELEAQFLKEQQA
- the rfbA gene encoding glucose-1-phosphate thymidylyltransferase RfbA; translation: MKGIILAGGSGTRLYPITLGISKQLLPVYDKPMIYYPLSVLMLAGIRDILIITTPEDQSGFQRALGNGEQFGINLSYKVQPSPDGLAQAFIIGEEFIGNDSVCLVLGDNLFYGQGFTPKLHEAVNQVEELGGATVFGYQVKDPERFGVVEFDSAQKAISIEEKPSKPKSHFAVTGLYFYDSKVVDIAKAVQPSARGELEITDVNRAYLEKGELNVNLLGRGFAWLDTGTHESLLEAAQFVATIEKRQGYKIACLEEIGYNSGWLTRQQLEQQAKQLQKNNYGEYLSALVRAEG
- the rfbB gene encoding dTDP-glucose 4,6-dehydratase, whose protein sequence is MKLLITGGAGFIGSAVIRHIINNTDNEVINLDKLTYAGNLESLAEVSASERYSFEQVDICDRAEVDHVLAKHQPDAIMHLAAESHVDRSIDGPADFIQTNIVGTYTLLESTRQYWQTLAPAERVRFRFHHISTDEVYGDLPYPTHLGAFVEGGREGEEPFLFTEQTPYAPSSPYSASKASSDHLVRAWQRTYGLPVLITNCSNNYGPYHFPEKLIPLVILNAIEGKPLPVYGEGDQIRDWLYVDDHARALYKVLTEGKTGETYNIGGHNEKQNIVVVQTICDILQHLLPKDSSYRDQIIFVQDRPGHDRRYAIDASKIQRELGWVPEETFESGIQKTVLWYLANRDWCQRVQDGSYQRERLGVSKPDSPKGPNDERGAVPA
- a CDS encoding N-acetylneuraminate synthase family protein, coding for MNQPFIEIAGRKIGNDFPPLVIAEIGINHEGSLQTAFDMVDAAHAAGIEVVKHQTHVVDDEMSGAAKKVIPGNANVSIFEIMERCALSESDEIKLKEYVEAKGMIFISTPFSRAAANRLAKMDVPAFKIGSGECNNYPLLKHIAGFGKPVILSTGMNDIESIRKAVDIFSQAGVPLALLHTTNLYPTPPELVRLGALEEMMREFPEVVMGLSDHTISNHACFAAVALGASILERHFTDRMDRPGPDIINSMDPGAASELIEGSELIWKMRGGSKKAAPEEAVTIDFAFASVVSIKDIEKGQVFTEENIWVKRPGTGKILAEHYESLIGKKASRTLAADEQLSWDDIVND
- the neuC gene encoding UDP-N-acetylglucosamine 2-epimerase gives rise to the protein MTKRILFISGTRADFGKIKPLIKSVQDSDAFKYGVFVTGMHLMSRYGLTVNEIKKSGFDQIHTYINQIPGEDMESILANTITGLSRYLHEHQYDLIVVHGDRVEALAGATVGALRNILVAHIEGGEVSGTIDELMRHAITKMSHIHFVGSDTARKRLVQLGENPTSIFTIGSPDIDVMLSDSLPDINDAKKRYDIQFDNFSIAMLHPVTTLPELQAQHANIFVDSLIKSDLNYIVIYPNNDAGSENILQAYKRLEGRANFRVFPSLRFEYFLALLKKSKFIIGNSSAGIHEAPVYSVPTVNVGERQHNRIKHSSVYNVDFKEVDILEAISSLPATKNSPPLFHYGNGDSAAKFMEALGDDGLWTRSRQKYFQDIEFDNDKR
- a CDS encoding acylneuraminate cytidylyltransferase family protein; amino-acid sequence: MINGKRILALITARGGSKGIPNKNIKPLNSKPLLAWTIEAAKKSKYVDRLVISTDSPEIADVARSFGCEVPFVRPASLAQDNTSSMDVIAHALDNLEESFDYLLLLQPTSPFRTTYQIDECTFQAVTNATPILVSVSECHSHPSFVYTLEGSKLQPESGKVSKQLRRQDLPATYEHNGSLYVADINYLRLHESFNTPDTEAYIINGYTAIDIDTPDDWTMAELIALGLERQNA